One stretch of Macaca nemestrina isolate mMacNem1 chromosome 17, mMacNem.hap1, whole genome shotgun sequence DNA includes these proteins:
- the LOC139359524 gene encoding TBC1 domain family member 3B-like: MGPLPLAGGHHSTCQGRMDMVEDVDSLWAQEREDIIMNYEKGHRAGLPEDMGPEPVEIYNNIDHFGILHETELPPATAREAKQMRREITRKSKWMEMLGQWETYKNSKKLRDRVYKGIPMNIRGQVWSVLLNIQEVKSKNPRTYKVMKEKGKRSSEHIHQIDLDVSETLRTHIFFRDRYGTKQRELFYILLAYSEYNPEVGYCRDLSHIAALFLLYLPEEDAFWALVQLLARERHSLQGFHSPNGGTVQGLQDHQEHVVPTSQHKTMWHLDKEGLCAQDSSLGWLLQMWNDGISLGLILRLWDVYLLEGEQVLMPMTSIAFKVKKKRLMKTSRSGLWARFRNQFFHSWELDDDSVLKHLRASTKKLTRKQGDLPPPAKLEQGSSTPRPVPASSGRTTLCKGDRQTPPGPPARFQRPIWLVSPPWAPHSSTSCPGVAVREDTYPVGTQDVPSPVLAQGRPQGSWRFLEWNSMPRLPTDLDVGGPWFPHYDFEQSCWVRVPSECVLDSPGTAGQGQLEKPAGTLTPGPAQAHQD; this comes from the exons ATGGGCCCTTTACCCTTGGCAGGTGGACACCATTCAACCTGCCAGGGCAG GATGGACATGGTAGAGGACGTGGACAGTTTGTGGGCACAGGAGCGAGAGGACATCATTATGAACTATGAGAAG GGACACCGAGCTGGGCTGCCAGAGGACATGGGGCCTGAGCCTGTTGAAATCTACAACAACATTGATCACTTTGGAATTCTGCA TGAGacagagctgcctcctgccactgctcGGGAGGCGAAG CAAATGCGGCGGGAGATAACACGAAAGAGCAAGTGGATGGAAATGCTGGGACAATGGGAGACATACAAGAACAGTAAAAAG CTGAGAGATCGAGTATATAAGGGCATTCCCATGAACATCCGGGGCCAAGTGTGGTCAGTTCTGCTGAACATACAGGAAGTCAAGTCGAAAAACCCCAGAACATACAAG GTCATGaaggagaagggcaagaggtCATCTGAACACATCCACCAGATCGACCTGGACGTGAGCGAGACACTAAGGACTCACATCTTCTTCAGGGATCGATACGGAACCAA gcAGCGGGAACTATTCTACATCCTCTTGGCATATTCGGAGTATAACCCG GAGGTGGGCTACTGCAGGGACCTGAGCCACATCGCGGCCTTGTTCCTCCTTTATCTGCCTGAGGAGGATGCATTCTGGGCACTGGTGCAGCTGCTGGCCAGGGAGAGGCACTCCCTGCAGG GATTCCACAGCCCAAATGGCGGGACAGTCCAGGGCCTCCAAGACCATCAGGAGCATGTGGTACCCACGTCACAACACAAGACCATGTGGCATCTG GACAAGGAAGGTCTTTGCGCGCAGGATTCCTCCTTAGGCTGGCTTCTCCAGATGTGGAATGACGGG ATCTCTCTTGGGCTCATCCTGCGCCTGTGGGACGTGTATTTGCTGGAAGGAGAACAGGTGTTGATGCCGATGACAAGCATTGCCTTTAAAGTTAAGAAGA AGCGCCTCATGAAGACATCCAGGTCTGGCCTGTGGGCACGGTTTCGGAACCAGTTCTTTCACTCCTGGGAGTTGGATGATGACTCTGTGCTCAAGCATCTTAGGGCCTCTACAAAGAAACTAACAAGGAAGCAAGGGGACCTGCCACCCCCAG ccAAACTGGAGCAAGGGTCCTCAACACCCAGGCCTGTGCCGGCTTCAAGTGGCAGAACGACCCTCTGCAAGGGGGACAGGCAGACCCCTCCAGGCCCACCAGCCCGGTTCCAGCGGCCCATTTGGTTAGTTTCCCCACCATGGGCACCTCATTCTTCCACATCTTGTCCTGGTGTGGCTGTCCGGGAAGACACCTACCCTGTGGGCACTCAGGATGTGCCCAGCCCGGTCCTGGCTCAGGGAAGACCTCAGGGTTCCTGGAGATTCCTGGAGTGGAACTCGATGCCCCGGCTCCCGACGGACCTGGATGTAGGGGGCCCTTGGTTCCCCCATTATGATTTCGAACAGAGCTGCTGGGTCCGTGTCCCTTCTGAATGTGTCCTGGACAGCCCCGGGACTGCGGGACAGGGCCAGCTCGAGAAGCCCGCAGGGACCCTGacaccaggccctgcccaggcccATCAGGACTGA